From Anaerolineae bacterium, the proteins below share one genomic window:
- a CDS encoding LITAF-like zinc ribbon domain-containing protein, whose product MSVTEKTNYSVECRNCKTPMVILKIKQHSGKWPLMLIAAGVFCCLFVIGALIGIPMLLLGIYMATIKNTISYCPNCGYYFKVWMVKENEGSG is encoded by the coding sequence ATGAGTGTGACAGAAAAGACAAACTATTCCGTGGAGTGCCGCAACTGCAAAACCCCTATGGTTATTCTTAAAATAAAACAGCATTCAGGAAAGTGGCCATTAATGCTGATAGCGGCCGGCGTGTTTTGTTGTCTTTTTGTGATAGGCGCTCTGATTGGAATTCCCATGCTGCTGCTGGGAATTTATATGGCTACAATCAAAAACACCATAAGTTATTGCCCGAACTGCGGATACTATTTCAAGGTGTGGATGGTAAAAGAGAATGAAGGCTCAGGTTAA
- a CDS encoding metal-dependent transcriptional regulator, with the protein MDMKKRHKEEHLERLWGMREAGQDSMDILKDTVNGVFDPRIVDELLQEGQIELTDKKIELTETGENSARKIIRAHRIAERLLYDIFGEEFETGACEFEHIVSSELVDGICTLLGHPRECPHGRPIPEGECCRSSAKTAHNVVSSLTELEIGQSARVAYINCNVDKQLHRLNGLQVRPGAIVKLHQRYPCYVIECEGAHIAMDEEIVSNVCVWSNDRQFQPVEKKPLELERKSRRGWGRLMFGRKKQGGL; encoded by the coding sequence ATGGACATGAAAAAGAGACACAAAGAGGAACATCTCGAAAGATTGTGGGGAATGAGAGAGGCAGGGCAGGATTCCATGGATATTCTAAAGGACACCGTGAACGGAGTCTTTGATCCGCGTATAGTTGACGAGTTACTGCAGGAAGGTCAGATTGAATTGACCGATAAAAAGATAGAGCTGACCGAGACCGGCGAGAATAGTGCGCGAAAGATAATACGCGCTCACAGGATAGCCGAGAGATTACTTTATGATATCTTTGGGGAAGAATTTGAGACAGGCGCCTGTGAGTTTGAGCATATCGTCTCCAGCGAACTGGTGGATGGTATCTGCACATTACTTGGTCATCCCAGAGAATGCCCTCATGGGAGACCTATACCTGAAGGGGAATGCTGCCGGAGTTCCGCCAAGACCGCCCATAACGTGGTTAGCTCTCTAACCGAGTTGGAAATAGGCCAGTCCGCTCGGGTTGCCTATATAAACTGCAATGTCGATAAACAGCTTCATAGACTCAACGGCCTCCAGGTCAGACCCGGAGCGATTGTTAAGTTGCATCAGCGATATCCATGCTACGTTATTGAATGCGAAGGCGCTCATATCGCTATGGATGAGGAGATAGTTTCCAATGTCTGCGTGTGGTCCAATGACCGGCAGTTTCAGCCTGTGGAGAAAAAACCTCTTGAGTTGGAGAGGAAAAGCCGGCGTGGCTGGGGCAGACTTATGTTCGGACGTAAAAAGCAAGGCGGGTTATAG
- a CDS encoding 4Fe-4S binding protein produces the protein MTYQISKDCIGCGTCAKKCPENAIDGEIKKRFDIDPFLCIECGTCFSICPRSAVMDPDGNRPPKKRRKKISRANIDPELCAGCRTCFLNCPREAISVIKKGLFSGVYCHVDPDICIGCGTCTKFCITGAVKLT, from the coding sequence ATGACATACCAAATCAGCAAAGATTGTATCGGTTGCGGCACATGCGCCAAAAAGTGCCCGGAAAACGCCATTGACGGCGAAATCAAAAAACGCTTTGATATAGATCCATTCCTCTGTATTGAATGCGGCACATGCTTTAGCATCTGCCCACGAAGCGCCGTCATGGACCCTGATGGAAATCGCCCTCCCAAAAAACGCAGGAAGAAAATCTCCAGAGCTAATATTGACCCGGAACTTTGTGCCGGCTGCAGGACCTGCTTTTTAAACTGTCCTCGAGAAGCAATATCGGTCATCAAAAAAGGGCTCTTTTCCGGCGTCTATTGCCATGTGGACCCGGATATCTGCATCGGATGCGGCACATGCACTAAATTCTGCATCACAGGTGCGGTTAAATTAACCTGA
- a CDS encoding HEAT repeat domain-containing protein: protein MENSYHERSGFIGGVARVLNFGGRAMVSAYDVTSDALNKLFTAAKKSTFLPEKVAGMFTSGLGMSRPSETRRLEDKIEEYERKIKALYLEIGKEGANYSGDESALQTEPIKKLIADVREYEKEIQRLKDRIVEAREQKKAEAVRGKKLRKAAGLSKESDKAAADDRVNKNVESAIARALRHGEFETLSEREIFNKIANDLLDAEIDIKILAAAELGKIASVASVPILMEAVKFDNPELTSEIINSLISIGDARAIPVFKGNADHQDHRIRTGCLRGLYKMAENEEAIPVMTKALRDENPEVRRTAATFIGWKDYTDVVPSLVQCLRDEDSRVRKATVTALANIKDISAVLPLIKVLKDKELDIREKAFEAIKVISGEDITFDINASGKELTEAINNLRNWWQQERFNRVDVSESGVAAEVAESGAEAVEEAAASEESEFTEESLMRITKAELLSICEERGIEYNEKQTKAELTRLILGEK from the coding sequence ATGGAAAATTCTTATCACGAAAGATCAGGATTCATAGGTGGTGTGGCCAGGGTGTTGAACTTTGGGGGCAGAGCAATGGTGTCTGCGTATGATGTGACATCCGACGCTCTTAACAAACTTTTCACCGCGGCAAAAAAATCGACGTTTTTGCCGGAAAAAGTAGCAGGCATGTTTACCTCAGGTCTTGGCATGTCAAGACCGAGTGAAACCAGACGCCTGGAGGATAAGATTGAAGAATACGAAAGGAAGATAAAGGCATTGTATCTTGAGATAGGCAAGGAAGGAGCAAATTATTCGGGTGATGAGAGTGCTCTGCAAACAGAGCCGATCAAGAAGCTTATCGCTGATGTAAGGGAATATGAGAAAGAGATACAGCGGCTGAAGGACCGTATCGTTGAGGCCAGAGAACAGAAAAAGGCGGAAGCTGTGAGGGGGAAGAAGCTCAGGAAAGCGGCCGGACTGTCTAAAGAAAGCGATAAGGCGGCGGCGGATGACAGGGTGAACAAGAATGTTGAATCCGCCATAGCAAGGGCCTTAAGACATGGCGAATTTGAGACGCTCTCAGAGCGGGAAATATTCAACAAGATCGCAAATGACCTCCTTGATGCTGAGATAGATATCAAAATCCTTGCAGCCGCAGAGCTTGGAAAGATAGCATCTGTTGCCTCTGTTCCCATCCTTATGGAGGCTGTAAAATTTGATAATCCGGAGCTGACTTCCGAAATAATAAATTCGCTCATCTCAATAGGTGATGCCCGGGCCATTCCTGTTTTCAAGGGAAATGCTGATCACCAGGACCACAGGATACGCACAGGATGTCTCAGAGGGCTTTACAAGATGGCAGAGAATGAAGAAGCGATACCAGTGATGACAAAGGCCTTGAGGGATGAAAATCCTGAAGTGAGGAGAACCGCGGCTACTTTTATCGGCTGGAAAGACTATACGGACGTTGTGCCTTCGCTGGTGCAATGTCTTAGAGACGAAGATTCAAGGGTCAGGAAGGCGACTGTAACGGCTCTTGCCAATATCAAGGATATTTCTGCTGTGTTGCCTTTAATCAAGGTGTTGAAGGATAAGGAGCTTGATATCAGAGAGAAAGCATTTGAAGCTATCAAGGTGATCAGCGGTGAAGATATAACATTTGACATTAATGCATCGGGGAAGGAATTGACCGAGGCGATCAATAATCTCAGGAATTGGTGGCAACAAGAAAGGTTTAACAGGGTTGATGTAAGCGAATCCGGGGTTGCCGCAGAGGTTGCCGAATCTGGAGCAGAGGCTGTTGAAGAGGCTGCCGCGTCGGAAGAGTCTGAATTTACAGAGGAGAGCTTGATGAGGATTACAAAGGCGGAGCTTCTTTCCATCTGTGAAGAACGCGGCATTGAATATAATGAGAAACAAACCAAGGCTGAACTTACCCGGCTTATTCTTGGGGAGAAATAA
- the feoB gene encoding ferrous iron transport protein B, giving the protein MEKSSKPLSIKKIFIVGLPNSGKSQVFNNLTGEYALVANSMLTTIETKKGHCRIDGQIYEVVDTPGLNSMYIHSEEELMVRDAIFSERPDVIVQCIDANRLKQSLALTEDLLTLGIPMVISLNAIDETAKKGMWIDSDELSRILGIPVVESIAVYSLGTNELKKAIVRARTGKRDVRYGDIIEDGLLSVESGLPDDLAYKATVSLLLLIDDPFMTDRLKEKYDEIICVKLRKEIDKIKRQYRGNIGRGIINKRNRWIDDVVEKVVKKQKVVFKGFSMSVARLSRHPVFGIPILLMVVYTMFFLVINVANVASEWMNDKLWLPVQSAISDISPTGFWHDLLIGDYGVLSLGLANALLTVLPILAVFFLMFNTLEDIGYIPNLSVLTKRLLGKLGLSGGAIMPMVLGFGCKTMATLTTRTLRSKRERYIAVYLIAFAIPCSAQMGLNMSILGRMGMGAFLLFFSVMAFVGLGAGIVLNKVLLREDKEKIAFIQELPAIRLPNLKGVLKKTYYRLYWFLKESLPVFVYAALALFTIDRLGILDGIKKLLSPIVEGVLGLPLAMVDAIILCFARHEAGAGLIINLVRKEQLNYVQCIIAVIITTIFAPCFANIMAMTKEVGGKNTLAMLFGIGLSAIVTAGALNWALVALL; this is encoded by the coding sequence ATGGAAAAGTCAAGCAAACCACTTTCAATCAAAAAGATTTTCATTGTTGGGCTGCCTAACTCCGGAAAGAGTCAGGTATTCAACAATCTCACAGGGGAGTATGCCTTGGTGGCCAACTCCATGCTGACTACCATTGAAACAAAAAAAGGACACTGCCGGATAGACGGCCAAATCTATGAGGTCGTTGACACCCCTGGTCTTAACTCCATGTACATCCATTCGGAAGAGGAGCTTATGGTTCGCGATGCGATCTTTTCCGAAAGACCGGATGTCATCGTTCAGTGCATTGACGCCAATCGGCTTAAGCAATCTCTTGCTCTGACCGAGGATTTGTTGACATTGGGGATACCGATGGTCATATCTCTAAATGCCATAGATGAGACCGCAAAAAAAGGTATGTGGATTGATTCAGACGAGTTGTCACGTATCCTGGGCATTCCGGTTGTGGAATCCATTGCAGTCTATAGCCTGGGCACAAATGAGCTGAAGAAAGCCATTGTCAGGGCAAGGACAGGAAAAAGGGATGTGCGATACGGTGATATCATAGAAGACGGGCTTTTATCCGTTGAGTCAGGGCTGCCGGATGATCTTGCTTATAAGGCAACAGTGTCTCTTCTTCTCCTGATCGATGATCCATTCATGACAGATAGACTGAAAGAAAAATATGATGAAATAATCTGTGTGAAATTGAGAAAAGAGATAGATAAGATCAAAAGGCAATACAGGGGTAATATCGGCAGGGGGATCATTAACAAACGGAATCGATGGATAGATGATGTTGTGGAGAAGGTGGTCAAGAAACAAAAGGTAGTGTTTAAAGGGTTCTCCATGAGCGTTGCCCGGTTAAGCCGTCATCCTGTGTTCGGGATACCTATCCTCCTTATGGTAGTGTACACCATGTTTTTTCTCGTGATCAATGTGGCCAATGTGGCATCAGAATGGATGAATGACAAGTTATGGCTTCCTGTACAGAGTGCAATAAGCGATATTTCCCCCACGGGATTCTGGCATGATCTTCTGATAGGGGATTACGGTGTGCTCTCCCTGGGGCTGGCCAACGCCCTTTTGACGGTTCTACCTATCTTGGCGGTCTTTTTTCTCATGTTCAATACGCTTGAAGACATTGGATATATTCCTAATCTCTCTGTCTTGACCAAGAGGCTTCTCGGAAAGCTGGGATTGAGTGGCGGCGCAATCATGCCGATGGTTCTTGGTTTTGGTTGTAAGACCATGGCTACCTTGACAACCAGAACCTTGCGATCAAAAAGGGAAAGATATATAGCCGTGTACTTAATAGCCTTTGCAATCCCCTGCTCGGCGCAGATGGGTCTTAATATGAGCATACTCGGGAGGATGGGGATGGGCGCGTTTCTTCTGTTCTTTTCTGTTATGGCTTTCGTGGGATTGGGAGCGGGGATTGTTCTGAACAAAGTTCTTTTGAGGGAGGATAAAGAGAAAATCGCCTTTATACAGGAGCTGCCGGCAATACGGTTGCCTAACCTGAAGGGTGTTCTCAAAAAAACGTATTACAGGCTTTACTGGTTTCTCAAAGAATCGCTGCCTGTTTTTGTTTACGCCGCCCTTGCCCTCTTTACTATCGACAGACTGGGGATTCTGGATGGTATCAAAAAGTTGTTGAGTCCCATTGTTGAGGGGGTATTGGGCCTCCCCTTGGCGATGGTGGACGCCATTATCCTGTGCTTTGCCAGGCACGAAGCAGGTGCGGGCTTGATTATAAATCTCGTAAGAAAAGAACAGTTAAACTATGTGCAATGTATAATAGCTGTTATCATCACCACGATATTTGCCCCTTGTTTTGCTAATATAATGGCCATGACAAAAGAGGTCGGGGGAAAGAACACCCTGGCGATGCTTTTCGGTATCGGTTTAAGCGCCATTGTAACAGCAGGGGCATTGAATTGGGCGCTTGTGGCGCTGCTTTAG
- the mamK gene encoding MamK family actin-like protein: MTETKVLNVGIDLGTSRSVIAADNGIRAFISSYVGFPKDVVSSKMLGTDIVFGDDALENRMALDLYRPFSKGVLKHSGSSEKHLEEYEKAKSVAKKLLKHLVGLATEGETGDLIIRGVIGAPALASTKNKKDLLDIAGGILDDIMVVSEPFAVAYGLDIFSNALIIDIGAGTVDLCRMHGTIPSEEDQITTFKAGDHIDQVFLDLIKKKYKDANFTVTMIKRFKEECAFVSAQGEKVTIDLPVRGKPTSHDVTSELREACSSIVPEIVEGVRDLVAGFDPEFQDGLKRNVILAGGGSQIVGLKKEIESYMKETLGYGRVSKVEEPLYAGANGALKLCKDMPDEYWDELKGRAKKK; encoded by the coding sequence ATGACGGAAACTAAAGTGTTAAATGTTGGGATTGATCTTGGCACCTCAAGAAGTGTCATAGCCGCCGACAACGGCATAAGGGCCTTTATTTCCAGTTATGTTGGGTTTCCCAAAGATGTGGTTTCAAGCAAGATGCTCGGAACAGATATAGTCTTTGGAGATGATGCCCTTGAGAACAGAATGGCTCTCGACCTGTATAGACCTTTTAGTAAAGGTGTGCTCAAGCATTCCGGTTCTTCTGAAAAACATCTCGAAGAATATGAAAAGGCAAAGAGCGTTGCAAAGAAACTTTTGAAACACCTTGTCGGTCTTGCCACAGAAGGGGAAACCGGGGATCTGATCATAAGGGGGGTAATCGGAGCTCCGGCTTTGGCCAGCACGAAAAACAAGAAGGACCTGCTTGATATAGCAGGGGGGATACTTGATGACATCATGGTGGTCTCGGAACCTTTCGCTGTTGCCTATGGACTCGACATCTTTTCCAATGCCCTTATTATAGATATCGGGGCAGGGACTGTTGATTTGTGCAGGATGCACGGAACCATACCATCCGAAGAGGATCAGATAACCACGTTTAAGGCCGGTGATCACATCGACCAGGTTTTTCTCGATCTCATTAAGAAAAAATACAAGGATGCCAATTTTACGGTGACAATGATCAAGAGGTTTAAAGAAGAATGCGCCTTTGTCTCGGCACAGGGTGAGAAGGTTACCATAGATCTTCCTGTCCGAGGCAAACCGACCAGCCATGATGTCACCAGTGAACTCAGAGAAGCTTGCAGTTCTATAGTTCCGGAGATTGTGGAAGGAGTTAGAGATCTTGTTGCCGGTTTTGATCCCGAATTTCAGGACGGGTTAAAAAGAAATGTCATCCTGGCAGGTGGGGGAAGCCAGATCGTGGGACTGAAAAAGGAGATTGAAAGCTATATGAAAGAGACGCTGGGATACGGCAGGGTCAGTAAGGTGGAAGAACCTTTATATGCCGGGGCAAACGGGGCGTTAAAGCTTTGCAAGGATATGCCTGATGAATACTGGGATGAGTTGAAAGGCCGCGCCAAGAAAAAGTGA